A part of Cannabis sativa cultivar Pink pepper isolate KNU-18-1 chromosome 6, ASM2916894v1, whole genome shotgun sequence genomic DNA contains:
- the LOC115704325 gene encoding uncharacterized protein LOC115704325, with the protein MNVLSWNCRGLGNQRTVQFLKELVFQKRPDFIFLCETKCHKSKVVGLAQSLHFEGVFVVEATGASGGMAFLWKNKEDGTLLGYSNNHIDIQISMSSTTPDWRLTGFYGEPNRNRRSESWALLESLKNRSSLPWCVIGDINNIVHQEDKRGGRPYPQWLLTGFQQTLLNCGLEDLELQGHQFTWEKGRATSAWIEVRLDRALISNSWNQIFQSAVLSNLGFATSDHSPLFLEPIAANNFTPNHRFRFENSWLKEPLCLEIVRDVWSQEQNESISHKLKLCAERLSVWGKELTGSINQRIRRHKADLKKLQGLRDSISVQRYAEIKKKLYEALDQRESYWKQRAKQFWLREGDQNSSYFHKAASNRKKNNQLNELRDANGNWVSWDSGLPSVVADYFNNLFTSSGSVCTEVVDCVSTTVSEGVNLELCQAVTEEEVRKAVFQMHPDKSPGPDGMTPAFFQKCWPIVGSKVVENVRCFFEHGTLADHCGDANVVLIPKTRNPERMSDLRPIALCNVLFKIITKVMVNRMKPFMDSIISENQSAFIPGRLISDNILVSFEILHYLKRKRKGKEGFMALKLDMSKAYDRIEWNFLEAMLRKLGFIENWVRLIMKCVKSANYCVTHGNNEVGPIIPTRGIRQGDPLSPYLFILCAEGFTALLKKYEQNGWLHGCKVANGAPRVSHMLFADDSYLYCKATESEARRVIEVLSKFELASGQKVNLAKSSIFYSTNTLNSIKDRINSILGMVTATEGSLYLGLPSSMGRNKSAALGFLKNKVKSRLLSYGTKFLSRAGKEILIKTVAQALPSYAMSVFLIPQEVTRDMESLMSKFWWQSSNNSSSGIHWMSWKKLCKHKTKGGMGFRNLRSFNLALLGKQGWRLLTNPETLVARIFKARYYPRGTFFTAEIGNNPSYVWRSVLEARQILTHGVCWSIGNGSTISVLGEPWLPDSQNSFVSTSHPALQNAKVCNLMAMDGSGWDEELIADLFLERDQNLILSIPLQFSQDRDHLTWKGEISGWFTVKSAYRLAQEINGEDGQDSNVAATFWKKFWAVKAPPKMKNMVWRACQGCLPTMTQLRTRHVAVSLVCPVCNNHEETTFHALVSCPAAALCWNRVGIGTVVNQQQENFFDWCSSVFLVLDADQRRLLIALCWSLWNARNDKVWNNKLVSVESIVLLARTYLNQWQTAQHSDVTYPNPGLIPGDGAEQWQPPYGDSFKVNVDAAIFANTTQFGFGFVVRNSQGLLIEGVTKRFNGSATPEFVEALGVKEALSWIKRNQPTQVILETDCLVFVQALRSSIDMISMFGQVVNDCKALLKELQNVSIFFIRRSANKVAHNFARASLFYPDCTFNLGSVPIDLLPDLVTEFNG; encoded by the coding sequence ATGAATGTGTTGAGCTGGAATTGCCGGGGGCTTGGGAACCAACGGACTGTTCAATTCCTTAAGGAACTTGTGTTTCAAAAGAGACCCGATTTTATCTTCTTGTGTGAAACTAAGTGTCATAAGTCAAAAGTGGTGGGCTTGGCCCAATCGTTACATTTTGAAGGAGTCTTTGTGGTTGAAGCTACTGGGGCTTCGGGTGGGATGGCCTTTCTTTGGAAAAATAAGGAGGATGGCACTTTGTTGGGTTACTCTAATAATCACATTGATATTCAAATTTCAATGTCTTCAACAACCCCGGATTGGCGTCTTACTGGTTTTTATGGAGAGCCAAATCGTAATAGAAGAAGTGAATCTTGGGCTTTGCTTGAAAGCCTCAAAAACCGATCTTCGCTCCCTTGGTGTGTTATTGGAGATATCAATAATATTGTTCATCAAGAAGACAAGAGAGGTGGACGTCCTTATCCCCAATGGTTATTAACGGGGTTCCAACAAACTCTGTTGAATTGTGGTTTGGAAGATCTTGAACTACAAGGTCATCAGTTCACTTGGGAAAAAGGTAGAGCCACAAGTGCATGGATTGAGGTACGTCTTGATAGAGCTCTAATCTCTAATTCTTGGAATCAGATTTTTCAATCGGCTGTGCTCTCTAATTTGGGTTTTGCTACTTCGGATCATTCTCCTTTGTTTCTTGAACCCATTGCGGCTAATAATTTTACTCCTAACCATCGTTTTCGGTTTGAAAATTCATGGTTGAAGGAACCTTTGTGCTTAGAAATTGTGCGTGATGTCTGGTCCCAAGAACAAAATGAGAGTATCTCCCATAAACTCAAGCTTTGTGCCGAGAGACTTTCTGTATGGGGTAAGGAATTGACGGGTTCTATTAATCAACGAATTAGACGTCACAAGGCTGATTTGAAGAAACTTCAAGGCTTGCGAGACTCCATCTCAGTTCAGAGGTATGCcgagataaagaagaagctttATGAAGCTCTTGACCAAAGAGAAAGCTACTGGAAGCAAAGAGCGAAACAGTTTTGGTTACGGGAAGGGGATCAAAATAGTAGTTATTTTCATAAGGCGGCTAGTAATAGAAAGAAGAATAATCAGCTGAATGAGCTTCGTGATGCTAATGGTAATTGGGTTTCATGGGACTCGGGTTTACCATCTGTTGTAGCCGATTATTTCAACAATTTATTCACATCTTCGGGTAGTGTTTGTACTGAAGTGGTCGATTGTGTATCAACTACAGTGTCGGAGGGTGTTAACTTGGAACTTTGTCAAGCAGTTACTGAAGAGGAGGTTCGAAAAGCAGTCTTCCAAATGCACCCTGACAAGAGCCCGGGACCTGACGGGATGACACCTGCGTTCTTTCAAAAATGCTGGCCGATTGTGGGAAGTAAAGTAGTGGAAAATGTGCGTTGTTTCTTTGAACATGGAACTCTTGCTGATCATTGTGGAGATGCTAATGTTGTTCTCATTCCAAAGACGAGAAACCCAGAACGTATGTCTGATCTTCGGCCTATCGCTTTATGTAATGTCTTGTTTAAAATCATCACAAAAGTCATGGTTAATAGAATGAAACCATTCATGGACTCCATCATTTCTGAAAACCAAAGTGCCTTCATCCCAGGTAGACTAATCTCAGATAACATtcttgtttcttttgagattttacaCTACCTAAAGAGGAAACGAAAAGGTAAGGAAGGTTTCATGGCTTTAAAACTTGACATGAGTAAGGCGTATGATCGAATTGAATGGAATTTTCTTGAAGCAATGCTACGAAAGCTTGGTTTTATTGAGAATTGGGTTCGGCTTATCATGAAGTGTGTGAAATCGGCTAACTATTGTGTGACTCATGGTAATAACGAAGTTGGCCCAATCATTCCTACAAGAGGTATAAGGCAGGGTGACCCCTTATCCCCATATCTTTTTATCCTTTGCGCCGAAGGTTTCACAGCTTTACTGAAGAAATATGAACAAAATGGTTGGCTTCATGGATGTAAAGTGGCAAATGGTGCTCCTAGAGTATCCCATATGCTCTTTGCAGACGATAGCTACCTATACTGCAAGGCTACTGAATCTGAGGCTCGGCGGGTTATTGAAGTACTATCCAAGTTTGAATTGGCTTCTGGTCAGAAGGTGAATCTAGCTAAGTCATCAATCTTTTATAGTACTAATACTTTGAACTCTATAAAAGATCGAATCAACTCCATTTTGGGCATGGTCACGGCTACTGAAGGAAGTTTGTACTTGGGTCTTCCTAGCTCTATGGGAAGAAACAAATCAGCAGCCTTGgggtttttgaaaaacaaagtgAAGAGTAGACTTCTGAGTTATGGTACGAAGTTTCTTTCAAGGGCAGGGAAAGAGATTTTGATTAAAACAGTCGCACAAGCTCTTCCAAGTTATGCTATGAGTGTATTTTTGATCCCGCAAGAGGTCACGCGAGATATGGAAAGCTTGATGTCCAAATTTTGGTGGCAATCATCAAATAATTCTTCATCAGGTATTCATTGGATGTCATGGAAAAAGCTTTGCAAACACAAAACTAAAGGAGGCATGGGGTTTCGAAATTTGAGAAGCTTTAACTTGGCGCTTTTGGGAAAGCAAGGGTGGCGTTTGCTTACTAATCCAGAAACTCTTGTGGCTAGGATTTTCAAAGCAAGATACTACCCTCGAGGTACTTTTTTCACTGCTGAAATTGGAAATAACCCAAGTTATGTTTGGCGTAGTGTTCTCGAAGCTCGTCAAATCTTGACTCATGGTGTGTGTTGGTCAATTGGTAATGGCTCTACTATCTCAGTCCTTGGTGAACCGTGGCTCCCAGATTCTCAGAATTCTTTTGTGTCAACTTCACATCCTGCTCTTCAAAATGCCAAAGTTTGTAATTTAATGGCAATGGATGGCTCGGGTTGGGACGAAGAATTAATAGCAGATTTGTTCCTTGAGCGAGACCAAAATCTGATTTTGTCCATTCCTCTCCAATTTAGTCAAGACCGAGATCATCTAACATGGAAGGGTGAGATCTCTGGGTGGTTTACTGTTAAAAGTGCATATCGTTTAGCCCAAGAGATTAATGGGGAAGATGGTCAAGATAGCAATGTTGCTGCAACATTCTGGAAAAAATTCTGGGCAGTGAAAGCTCCTCCGAAGATGAAAAATATGGTGTGGAGGGCCTGTCAAGGCTGTCTTCCAACCATGACACAGTTGCGAACAAGACATGTGGCCGTGTCTCTCGTCTGCCCAGTTTGTAACAACCACGAGGAGACAACTTTCCATGCCCTCGTGTCTTGCCCAGCAGCTGCTCTTTGCTGGAATAGAGTCGGCATTGGCACGGTGGTAAACCAGCAGCAGGAGAACTTTTTTGACTGGTGTTCCTCGGTTTTTCTGGTGTTAGATGCAGATCAGAGGAGACTTTTGATTGCCCTTTGTTGGTCTCTGTGGAATGCGAGGAATGACAAAGTTTGGAATAACAAATTGGTAAGTGTTGAAAGTATAGTGTTGTTAGCAAGAACATACCTTAATCAATGGCAAACGGCTCAGCATTCTGATGTTACATACCCGAATCCTGGTCTAATTCCAGGTGACGGTGCTGAGCAATGGCAGCCACCATATGGAGATAGTTTTAAGGTTAATGTTGACGCTGCTATATTCGCAAACACAACTCAATTTGGTTTTGGTTTTGTTGTTCGTAATTCACAAGGATTATTGATTGAAGGGGTGACCAAACGTTTCAATGGTTCGGCTACACCTGAATTTGTGGAAGCTTTGGGAGTCAAGGAAGCTTTAAGTTGGATCAAGCGTAATCAACCAACTCAAGTTATCCTTGAAACCGACTGTTTAGTGTTTGTTCAAGCCTTGCGTAGTTCAATTGATATGATTTCCATGTTTGGTCAAGTGGTTAACGATTGTAAGGCATTACTTAAAGAACTTCAAAATGTTTCTATCTTTTTTATTAGGCGATCAGCTAATAAAGTGGCTCATAACTTTGCTAGAGCTTCTTTATTCTATCCTGATTGCACTTTCAATTTGGGGTCTGTCCCAATTGATTTGTTACCTGATTTGGTAACTGAATTCAATGGTTAA
- the LOC115695958 gene encoding autophagy protein 5, whose amino-acid sequence MTNWEARKFVWQGAIPLQIHLHESEVTTVPSPPPALILAPRLGYLPLLASQIKPHFSSTLPPGVDTIWFEYRGLPLKWYVPTGVLFDLLCAEPERPWNLTVHFRGYPGTILLPCEGEDSIKWNFINSLKEAAYIINGNCKNVMNMSQADQVELWRSVLNGNLEVFVRVSSKLKLGIVSDEYTVTSNSLGSGLCVDETDHAGRDKAGRVPIRLYVWSVSEDVNDLEDAPPIDTWDKIAYINQPVNCQEGKCLTLHDAVKSLLPEYFPENSLADEESSKQKGEEEEETQTSVEDDASMAKDVGEVLCKPTKSCNISDDNVEIKLIRIQGIEPKPEIPFSWVANSLMNPDYFLHICVCLKVPRLKIQ is encoded by the exons ATGACTAATTGGGAAGCAAGAAAGTTTGTTTGGCAAGGAGCGATCCCACTTCAGATTCATCTTCACGAATCCGAAGTCACCACTGTTCCTTCTCCTCCTCCAGCCCTA ATTTTGGCTCCTCGGCTAGGATACCTTCCTTTGTTGGCTTCTCAAATTAAACCCCACTTCAGTAGTACACTTCCTCCTGGTGTTGACACCATTTGGTTTGAATACAGAGGATTGCCACTGAAATG GTATGTACCAACAGGGGTTCTATTTGATCTTCTGTGTGCAGAACCAGAGAGACCTTGGAATTTGACG GTGCATTTTAGAGGGTATCCAGGAACTATATTATTACCCTGTGAAGGTGAAGATAGTATAAAGTGGAACTTTATTAACTCACTGAAGGAG GCAGCATATATAATTAATGGAAACTGCAAGAATGTAATGAACATGTCTCAAGCTGATCAAGTGGAACTCTGGCGTTCTGTTTTGAATG GTAATTTGGAAGTCTTTGTACGTGTGTCATCCAAACTTAAGCTTGGAATTGTTTCAGATGAATACACTGTGACATCAAATTCACTAGGATCAGGACTATGTGTCGATGAAACTGATCATGCTGGACGGGATAAGGCAG GCCGAGTTCCAATTCGTCTGTATGTTTGGAGTGTTAGTGAAGATGTTAATGATTTAGAAGACGCACCGCCTATTGATACTTGGGACAAAATCGCTTATATAAATCAACCTGTCAACTGTCAAGAGG GTAAATGTCTCACCTTACATGATGCTGTGAAAAGCCTTCTGCCAGAGTATTTCCCAGAAAATTCTTTGGCGGATGAAGAATCGTCAAAACAGAAAggcgaagaagaagaggagacaCAAACTTCAGTAGAAGATGATGCAAGCATGGCTAAAGATGTAGGTGAGGTTTTATGCAAACCTACAAAATCTTGCAACATATCTGATGATAATGTTGAAATTAAGCTCATTCGAATTCAAGGTATTGAACCGAAACCAGAGATACCCTTCTCTTGGGTCGCCAACAGCTTGATGAATCCTGATTATTTTCTTCACATCTGTGTCTGCTTGAAAGTTCCAAGGTTAAAGATTCAGTAA